The Mycolicibacterium smegmatis genome has a window encoding:
- a CDS encoding DUF2243 domain-containing protein yields MADKVADKVAGKKPSVLPSLLLGLGLGGFVDGIVLHEILQWHHMISGAEPTDTLAGLELNVIADGFFHVATWLLVWAGSILTLVSWRQGRLAPTWSFHFGLLLLGWGVFNVVEGVIDHQILGVHHVRDDLGAPLSWDIGFLIFGLALIGAGWLLYRRGSRPREIAVRARS; encoded by the coding sequence GTGGCGGACAAGGTGGCGGACAAGGTGGCCGGCAAGAAGCCCAGTGTGTTGCCGAGTCTGCTCCTGGGACTGGGTCTGGGCGGTTTCGTCGACGGCATCGTGCTGCACGAGATCCTGCAGTGGCACCACATGATCAGCGGCGCCGAACCCACCGACACGCTGGCCGGACTCGAACTCAACGTCATCGCCGACGGCTTCTTCCACGTCGCCACGTGGCTTCTGGTGTGGGCAGGGTCGATCCTGACGCTCGTGTCGTGGCGGCAAGGGCGCCTCGCGCCGACGTGGTCGTTCCACTTCGGCCTGCTGCTGCTCGGGTGGGGAGTGTTCAACGTCGTCGAAGGCGTGATCGACCACCAGATCCTCGGGGTGCACCACGTGCGCGACGATCTGGGCGCCCCGCTGTCGTGGGACATCGGCTTTCTGATCTTCGGCCTCGCGCTGATCGGCGCCGGATGGCTGCTGTACC